A DNA window from Hordeum vulgare subsp. vulgare chromosome 1H, MorexV3_pseudomolecules_assembly, whole genome shotgun sequence contains the following coding sequences:
- the LOC123405220 gene encoding uncharacterized protein LOC123405220 has product MADARDTAATSTDDHNHHAGSGATALPAAKGGAAISITIVLLALLVASVAALLLSSPPGVGGGAEPVEQAVGHGGVPGFNSRLDAFRAWAKLAWMKLQRPRSDEPRYDAGGNGIAGSAAEATKKSLEMGKETAEKAAASAAGVAKDTARGAAALNSDAEL; this is encoded by the exons ATGGCGGACGCGAGGGACACGGCCGCCACCAGCACCGACGACCACAACCATCATGCAGGCAGCGGCGCAACGGCACTGCCGGCGGCGAAGGGCGGCGCGGCCATCTCCATCACCATCGTCCTCCTCGCGCTGCTCGTGGCCTCCGTGGCCGCGCTCCTGCTGTCGTCGCCGCCCGGCGTCGGAGGCGGCGCCGAGCCTGTGGAGCAGGCCGTCGGCCACGGCGGCGTCCCCGGGTTCAACAGCCGGCTGGACGCGTTCCGCGCGTGGGCGAAGCTGGCTTGGATGAAGCTGCAGCGGCCGCGCTCCGATGAGCCTCG GTATGATGCTGGTGGGAATGGAATCGCCGGCTCGGCGGCGGAGGCGACCAAGAAGAGCCTGGAGATGGGCAAAGAGACGGCGGAGAAGGCCGCGGCGAGCGCCGCTGGGGTGGCCAAGGACACCGCGAGGGGAGCGGCCGCGCTCAACTCCGACGCAGAGCTCTGA